The Clostridium chauvoei genome has a window encoding:
- a CDS encoding leucine-rich repeat domain-containing protein: MKKKLIAGMIALAIGSSFMLPTVKVLAEEVEVKIPEYNAISREGYVQFKDVNLKRAINKYLRRNLDGELTRRELSKMTELYLNFSDISDLDGIQYCTSLTTLELQGNKLTDITPLGSLKELRQLAINLNQIEDIKPLENLTKLRDLFINMNKIKDIKALTNINNLSYLLMENNMISDLTPLKGKENLKAFYADNNQIEDISVLKRCQYLGGVSLDNNKISDLTPLSNLKELEYVSAVNQKITLKNVEANGKLVIKKPVGFFKDKGKFKDISNSGIANGTNTAIMVNNVNDNNIQELKFSFEEEINIEIKDREERNIPDEKCIFSGEVVQPITFNGNLHKIEDINKDKNIDIHDIAALGVKYNSTENEEDWNDNFDLNKDGIVDIFDLVMISKEIK, translated from the coding sequence ATGAAAAAAAAATTAATAGCAGGAATGATTGCATTAGCAATAGGAAGTTCTTTTATGTTACCAACAGTAAAGGTGTTAGCAGAAGAAGTAGAGGTTAAAATACCAGAATATAATGCTATTTCAAGAGAAGGATATGTACAATTTAAGGATGTTAATTTAAAGCGCGCTATAAATAAATATTTACGTAGAAACTTAGATGGAGAGTTAACAAGACGTGAATTATCAAAAATGACAGAGTTATATTTGAATTTTTCAGATATATCTGACTTAGATGGAATACAATATTGTACTTCATTAACAACATTAGAACTACAAGGTAATAAGTTAACAGATATAACTCCATTAGGTAGCTTAAAAGAATTAAGGCAATTAGCTATAAATCTAAATCAAATAGAGGATATAAAGCCTCTTGAAAACTTAACAAAGTTACGTGACTTATTTATCAATATGAATAAAATAAAAGATATAAAGGCGCTAACTAATATTAATAATCTTTCATATTTACTTATGGAAAATAATATGATAAGTGATTTAACACCTTTAAAAGGAAAAGAGAATTTAAAAGCATTTTATGCTGATAATAATCAAATAGAAGATATATCTGTATTAAAGAGATGTCAATATTTAGGTGGGGTAAGCTTAGATAATAATAAGATAAGTGATTTAACTCCATTAAGTAATTTAAAAGAATTAGAGTACGTTTCAGCAGTTAATCAAAAGATAACTTTAAAAAATGTAGAAGCTAATGGGAAATTAGTAATAAAGAAGCCTGTAGGTTTCTTTAAGGACAAAGGTAAATTTAAAGACATATCAAATAGTGGTATAGCTAATGGAACAAATACTGCTATTATGGTAAACAATGTAAATGATAATAATATACAAGAATTAAAATTTTCTTTTGAAGAAGAAATAAACATAGAAATTAAAGATAGGGAAGAAAGAAACATACCTGATGAAAAATGTATTTTCTCAGGGGAAGTTGTTCAACCTATAACTTTTAATGGTAATTTACATAAAATAGAAGATATAAATAAAGATAAAAATATAGATATACACGATATAGCCGCTTTAGGAGTTAAGTATAATTCAACGGAAAACGAAGAAGATTGGAATGATAATTTTGACTTAAATAAAGATGGAATAGTAGATATTTTCGACTTAGTTATGATTTCAAAGGAAATTAAATAA